Genomic window (Flavobacteriales bacterium):
GTGGTGCAGAACATGGAGGCCACCACCGTCACCTTCATGGAAGTACTGGAATCACCCGCCAAATAGCGCATGGGATTACGCAGCTCACATAAGATCGACGCCGGGTTCAACATGAGCTCGATGACGGACCTGGTCTTCCTGTTGCTGATCTTCTTTGTGATCCTCAGCACCATGGTAAGCCCTTACGCGCTGCCGGTTGACCTGCCGACCAGTGCGAACAAGACCAAGGAAAAGGCGAAGGTGGCGGTGCGGATCGATGCGGAAGAGCATTACAGCGTGAACAACCAACTGATCGATCCAAGCCAGCTGGAAAGTGTACTGACCTCCGAGATGTCGAAGACCACCGGTGACCAGGCGATCATCCTGCACGTGGACCAAAGCGTTCCGACAGGGATCACGGTGAGCGTGCTGGACATCTGCAAGCGGAACAAGTGGAAGATCATTTTGGCGACTAAGCCAAGTTGA
Coding sequences:
- a CDS encoding biopolymer transporter ExbD, yielding MGLRSSHKIDAGFNMSSMTDLVFLLLIFFVILSTMVSPYALPVDLPTSANKTKEKAKVAVRIDAEEHYSVNNQLIDPSQLESVLTSEMSKTTGDQAIILHVDQSVPTGITVSVLDICKRNKWKIILATKPS